The nucleotide sequence TACAGAAGGGGAGTCGTCGCTGCCTGCCCCGTCGCGGTCGAGACGTGAACTTGTGGAGCGTTCACCAACCTCCGCGTCGTTGTCAGGCTGGACGGCGAAGCGGGGACCCCACCGCCCACCCCCAGACATCGGCGGGTGGCGCGCGGTCCCGTGAACAACCCCCACACCCCCTCCCTGCGCCACGGTTACTCAACCCACCCTCACGCTAGCCTGGGCGTGTGATTCCACGCCGCCGCGCTCTCACCGCCTGCGTCCTCGCGCTCCTGAGCTTGGCGTCAGCGAGTCCGGCCACCGACCTCTTCAACGCCGCCACCGGGGCCGTGCAGCGGCGCTATTTCGGCTGGTCCACCGTGGACCGCGCCGCCCTGGGGCAGAAGTACGCCGCCGTCCTCGCCGAGCGGTGCGCGCCCCAGGGCGACGCCTGCGACTACGCGACGGGCCACGCCGTGCTGGGCGACCTCTTCAAGGAACTCGGTGACGACCACACCAACATCCGCGACGCGGAGGGGGCCGAGCGCATCGCCGAGGTGACGTTCAACCGCGCCGTCAGCCGCACGGGCGTGCGCGTGGCGCGGGTGGCGGGCGGGCTGCTCGTCACCTCCGTCATGCCGGGCAGCCCCGCCGAGAAATCGGACGTGCGAAGATTCGACCTCCTGACCCGCGTGAACGGCGAGGCCGCCGGGAAGGACGCGGCGGGCAACAACCTCCCGTTCGGCCCCACCGAGTTCGTGCGGCTGGAACGGGCCGGGGCACCCCTGAACGTCACCGTCCGGCGCGCGGGCACCCCCGACCGCGATCTCGCGCTGGGCACCGAGAACCTCCAGGCGCGCGACGTGCCCACCCTCGCGTGGGCCGGGCCGGACGGCAGGACCGCCGTGATCCAGTACCCGACCTTCCTCGCGCTCGATTCCTCCGAACTCTTCCTCGCGCAGGTGGCCGAGGCGCAGCGGCAGGGGGCCAGCGCCCTCGTCGTGGACGTGCGCTACAACGGCGGCGGGGCGCTCGGCGAGTGCGTGGCCGCCGCGAGCATCTTCTCCCCCGTGCTGTACAAGACCCGCTGGCAGGGCGGCTCCTACACCTACGCGGGCCTGCGCGGCGAGGAGGTGCTGCCCTTCCTCGCGCGCATGTCCCGGCCCGACTGGGGCCTGTGGCGCGGCCCGCTCGCCGTCCTCGTGGGGCCGAACACGGCGTCCTGCGCGGAGGTCTTTACCCACTATGCCCGGCAGGGGGGCGCGGTCGTCGTCGGTGAGGGGACGCGCGGCGTGGGCAACAGCGGCGTGGTCTTCCAGCCCATGCCCGACGGCGGAGTGCTGGCCGTCACCGTGCTGCGCGCCTACAACGATGCGGACGAAGCCCTCCCCGCCGCCATTACCCCCGACGTGGCGGCCCCCACCAACGTGGCCGTCCTCACCGCCGAGGGCCGCGACATCACGCTGGAGGCGGCGCTGGCGGCCCTGAGCGCGCGGGCGGAGGCCGGGAAGTGAGCCGGGTCCACGCTCCATCCACGGTCAGAACAGCGTCGGCGCGGCGTGTCAACGTGACTTCCCGGAACGGGGAAGGAGGCACCGTGAAGTCTGAACCGGGGGAAAGACAGGTGGCGGAACACGCGCTAGCCTGCGTTCGGGCCACCCAGTGGGGGAGAAGGTGAGCTTGAATGCCCGCCTCATCGCCATC is from Deinococcus sp. YIM 134068 and encodes:
- a CDS encoding S41 family peptidase produces the protein MIPRRRALTACVLALLSLASASPATDLFNAATGAVQRRYFGWSTVDRAALGQKYAAVLAERCAPQGDACDYATGHAVLGDLFKELGDDHTNIRDAEGAERIAEVTFNRAVSRTGVRVARVAGGLLVTSVMPGSPAEKSDVRRFDLLTRVNGEAAGKDAAGNNLPFGPTEFVRLERAGAPLNVTVRRAGTPDRDLALGTENLQARDVPTLAWAGPDGRTAVIQYPTFLALDSSELFLAQVAEAQRQGASALVVDVRYNGGGALGECVAAASIFSPVLYKTRWQGGSYTYAGLRGEEVLPFLARMSRPDWGLWRGPLAVLVGPNTASCAEVFTHYARQGGAVVVGEGTRGVGNSGVVFQPMPDGGVLAVTVLRAYNDADEALPAAITPDVAAPTNVAVLTAEGRDITLEAALAALSARAEAGK